In Bubalus bubalis isolate 160015118507 breed Murrah chromosome 3, NDDB_SH_1, whole genome shotgun sequence, a genomic segment contains:
- the LOC102389586 gene encoding 40S ribosomal protein S15a produces the protein MVRMNVLADALKSINNAEKRGKRQVLIRPCSKVIVRFLTVMMKHGYIGEFEIIDDHRAGKIVVNLTGRLNKCGVISPRFDVQLKDLEKWQNNLLPSRQFGFIVLTTSAGIMDHEEARRKHTGGKILGFFF, from the coding sequence ATGGTGCGCATGAATGTCCTGGCCGATGCTCTCAAGAGTATCAACAATGCTGAAAAAAGAGGCAAACGCCAGGTCCTTATTAGGCCGTGCTCCAAAGTCATCGTCAGGTTTCTAACAGTGATGATGAAGCATGGTTACATTGGCGAATTTGAAATCATTGATGATCACAGGGCTGGGAAAATTGTTGTGAACCTCACAGGCAGGCTAAATAAGTGTGGAGTGATCAGCCCTAGATTTGATGTGCAACTCaaagatctagaaaaatggcagaatAACCTGCTCCCATCCCGTCAGTTTGGTTTCATTGTACTGACAACCTCAGCTGGCATCATGGACCATGAAGAAGCAAGACGAAAACATACAGGAGGGAAAATCCTTGGATTCTTTTTCTAG